The following proteins are co-located in the Diaphorobacter sp. HDW4B genome:
- a CDS encoding glycosyltransferase — protein sequence MPSSPSICLNMIVKDESAVIERCLRSVRSHVHSWVIVDTGSSDDTMEKIRSIMDGIPGMLHQRPWRNFGHNRSEAVQLAYASGADYVLFMDADDTLVPQPDFTWPAMDADQYQIGLRLGTLQYVRTMLVSTRLAWRWTGVLHEYPESTPPAATTKQLDGVHILSACEGARSSDPDKYKKDATMLREALVLEPHNTRYAFYLAQSLRDAGDSLAALKAYRHRVTMGGWIEEHWRAALEVARLEERLGNPLSTVQQSYLAAFELRVQRAEPLVDLARYMRRDNRFALAYLYAGQACKLPMPSDKLFVEAPVYQWMRFDELSIAAYYVGEYAESLRLCEQLLQNPDLPEFQRARIIENRQFAIDKLAA from the coding sequence ATGCCATCCAGTCCCTCCATCTGCCTCAACATGATCGTCAAGGACGAAAGCGCCGTCATAGAGCGCTGTCTGCGATCGGTGCGCAGTCATGTGCATTCCTGGGTGATTGTCGATACGGGCTCCAGTGATGACACGATGGAGAAGATCCGCTCCATCATGGATGGCATTCCCGGCATGCTGCACCAGCGTCCGTGGCGCAACTTCGGGCACAACCGCAGCGAGGCCGTGCAACTGGCATACGCGTCCGGTGCGGACTATGTTCTCTTCATGGATGCGGACGACACGTTGGTTCCTCAACCCGATTTCACCTGGCCTGCGATGGATGCGGACCAGTACCAAATCGGTCTGCGCCTAGGCACGTTGCAGTACGTGCGCACCATGCTTGTGTCCACGCGGTTGGCTTGGCGTTGGACCGGCGTGTTGCACGAATATCCGGAATCCACGCCTCCCGCTGCCACCACCAAGCAACTGGACGGCGTGCATATTCTGAGCGCGTGCGAAGGTGCGCGTTCCAGTGATCCCGACAAGTACAAGAAGGACGCAACCATGCTGCGTGAGGCGCTGGTGCTTGAGCCGCACAACACGCGCTACGCGTTCTATCTTGCGCAGAGTCTGCGCGATGCGGGCGATTCGCTCGCCGCATTGAAGGCCTATCGCCATCGCGTGACGATGGGCGGCTGGATCGAGGAGCACTGGCGTGCAGCACTGGAAGTCGCAAGGCTGGAGGAGCGTCTGGGCAACCCGCTTTCCACCGTGCAGCAAAGCTACTTGGCCGCATTTGAATTACGCGTGCAACGTGCGGAGCCGCTGGTGGATCTGGCCCGATACATGCGCAGGGACAATCGCTTTGCGCTGGCATATCTCTATGCCGGTCAGGCCTGCAAGCTGCCGATGCCCAGTGACAAGCTGTTTGTTGAAGCCCCTGTCTACCAGTGGATGCGCTTTGACGAACTGTCGATCGCGGCCTATTACGTTGGCGAGTACGCGGAGAGCCTGCGTCTGTGCGAGCAATTGCTGCAGAACCCGGATCTGCCGGAGTTCCAGCGCGCTCGCATCATCGAAAACCGTCAGTTCGCCATCGACAAACTGGCGGCTTGA
- a CDS encoding nucleotidyltransferase family protein, with translation MSEAASVSGIKSGMSIAHVLSAEDFLEIALSNPINAKLLDGLAALNIPQCHLTAGCLFQALWNQQSGQPVAQGVSDYDVFYFDDSDLSYEAEDAVIQRVAKQFSHLDVKIEVRNQARVHLWYPQRFGRPYPPLKSARDGIDRYLVACTCVGIDVASGELYSPDPLDDLVAGILRINPRFSDPVQFMRKALSYQARWPWLRIVENDVNNNV, from the coding sequence TTGAGCGAAGCGGCAAGCGTGTCCGGTATAAAGTCCGGCATGTCCATTGCACATGTTCTCAGCGCTGAAGATTTTCTCGAAATCGCCCTCAGCAACCCCATCAACGCCAAGTTGCTCGACGGCCTGGCAGCCCTGAACATTCCCCAATGCCACCTCACCGCAGGCTGCCTTTTCCAAGCGCTTTGGAATCAGCAATCGGGCCAGCCGGTTGCGCAGGGTGTGAGTGATTACGACGTCTTTTATTTTGACGATTCCGACCTGTCCTACGAGGCCGAGGATGCGGTGATCCAGCGGGTCGCCAAGCAATTTTCGCATCTCGACGTGAAGATCGAAGTGCGCAATCAGGCGCGCGTGCATCTGTGGTATCCGCAGCGGTTTGGTCGTCCTTATCCGCCACTGAAAAGCGCGCGTGACGGCATCGATCGTTATCTGGTTGCGTGCACCTGCGTGGGCATCGATGTGGCGTCTGGCGAGCTGTATTCGCCTGATCCGCTGGATGATCTGGTGGCGGGCATCTTGCGGATCAATCCGCGCTTTTCCGACCCTGTGCAGTTCATGCGCAAGGCGCTGAGTTATCAGGCGCGCTGGCCGTGGTTGCGGATCGTTGAAAATGACGTGAACAACAATGTTTGA
- a CDS encoding alpha-hydroxy acid oxidase, whose protein sequence is MSNNSTTQQSRPNTPLNALGEPVKAAWTRIPGDIISLRDYERHALHHVERASWAHIACGADQELSIARNREAFDALRLVPEPLPDLADAHTRIELFGKTLKSPILLAPVAYQRLMHPEGELATVRAAMAMQTGMMVSTLATQAIEEIAQAAEGARRELSRGAPLYFQLYSQPERSTSLNLVRRAEAAGYEAIVWTVDANIKRSRFPLPPGVDAVNLLGTNRQPTQTSDLMSEHILFGTPLANQAPGWDELAWLRSETKLPLVVKGILSVNAAKRAVELGADAIVISNHGGRVLDGVVSPMEMLPAIRAAVPASVPLIVDSGVRYGTDVLKAMALGATAVMVGRPQLHALATAGMIGVAHMLHLLRSELELAMAQTGCATLEQISPQLLLRDGDPVM, encoded by the coding sequence ATGAGCAACAACAGCACAACACAACAATCTAGACCCAACACGCCGCTCAACGCTTTGGGCGAGCCGGTGAAGGCCGCGTGGACGCGCATTCCGGGCGACATCATCTCGCTGCGCGACTACGAGCGGCATGCGCTGCACCATGTGGAGCGCGCATCGTGGGCGCATATCGCCTGCGGTGCGGATCAGGAGTTGTCGATTGCGCGCAATCGCGAAGCCTTCGATGCGCTGCGGCTGGTGCCCGAGCCTTTGCCCGATCTGGCGGATGCGCACACGCGCATCGAGCTGTTCGGCAAGACGCTCAAAAGCCCGATTCTGCTGGCCCCGGTGGCCTATCAGCGGCTCATGCATCCGGAGGGCGAACTGGCCACCGTGCGCGCGGCGATGGCGATGCAGACTGGCATGATGGTGAGCACGCTGGCGACGCAGGCCATCGAAGAGATTGCGCAGGCGGCAGAAGGTGCCAGGCGCGAGCTGTCGCGTGGTGCGCCGCTGTATTTCCAGCTCTACAGCCAGCCCGAGCGCAGCACATCGCTGAACCTTGTGCGCCGTGCCGAGGCGGCCGGGTACGAGGCGATTGTGTGGACCGTGGATGCCAACATCAAGCGCTCGCGGTTTCCGCTGCCGCCGGGAGTGGATGCGGTCAATCTGCTGGGCACGAACCGCCAGCCCACGCAGACCAGCGATCTGATGAGCGAGCACATTCTGTTCGGCACGCCGTTGGCCAATCAGGCACCGGGTTGGGATGAGCTGGCGTGGTTGCGCTCCGAGACGAAGCTGCCGCTGGTGGTCAAGGGCATTCTGTCGGTCAACGCGGCCAAGCGCGCGGTGGAACTGGGCGCGGATGCCATCGTGATTTCCAACCATGGCGGGCGCGTGCTTGATGGCGTGGTCTCGCCCATGGAGATGCTGCCTGCGATTCGCGCGGCGGTGCCTGCGTCGGTTCCGCTGATTGTGGACAGTGGCGTGCGCTACGGCACCGATGTGCTCAAGGCGATGGCGCTGGGTGCGACGGCGGTGATGGTTGGCCGCCCGCAGTTGCACGCGCTGGCAACGGCCGGGATGATTGGCGTGGCCCACATGCTGCATTTGCTGCGCTCCGAGCTGGAACTGGCGATGGCGCAGACGGGATGCGCCACGCTGGAGCAGATTTCGCCGCAATTACTGTTGCGGGACGGAGATCCTGTCATGTGA
- a CDS encoding pirin family protein — MTAESKPSLILSAHAIEGRLPGLDPFIFGAYHQDFYPKGNGQLGPDPALLAGREIGMDFARKDGWNMYHGDSVPGFPAHPHRGFETVTIVRKGLVDHADSLGATARYGEGDVQWLTTGAGVQHGEMFPMVHEDKDNTLDLFQLWLNLPAKSKMVPPDFTMFWAHDIPHQVQTDAEGRRTEVEVIAGDYVPVDPQAAGGVTEVKALRPPSASWASEPGANVAIWIVRMEPGSSLTLPAAAAGLNRAVYLTTGKSFIVGEHRFDQRVMLVVQSDQPVPITNNDSEVIEVLVLQGKPIGEPVATRGPFVMNSEQEIVQAMRDYQRTQYGGWPWPTHAHTHGKSERFAQHPDGRVEKPKA, encoded by the coding sequence ATGACTGCAGAAAGCAAGCCATCGCTCATCCTGAGCGCTCATGCCATCGAGGGGCGTCTTCCGGGGCTCGACCCCTTCATCTTCGGTGCCTACCACCAGGATTTCTATCCCAAGGGAAACGGCCAGCTCGGTCCTGATCCGGCACTGCTCGCGGGCCGCGAAATCGGCATGGATTTCGCCCGCAAGGACGGCTGGAACATGTACCACGGCGACTCCGTTCCGGGCTTTCCTGCCCACCCGCATCGCGGCTTCGAGACCGTGACCATCGTGCGCAAGGGGCTGGTCGATCATGCCGATTCGCTGGGTGCCACCGCGCGCTACGGCGAGGGCGATGTGCAGTGGCTCACCACGGGCGCTGGGGTGCAGCATGGCGAGATGTTCCCCATGGTGCACGAGGACAAGGACAACACGCTGGACCTGTTCCAGCTGTGGCTGAATCTGCCTGCCAAGAGCAAGATGGTGCCGCCCGACTTCACCATGTTCTGGGCGCACGACATTCCGCATCAGGTGCAGACCGATGCAGAGGGCCGTCGCACGGAAGTGGAGGTCATCGCTGGCGATTACGTGCCGGTCGATCCTCAGGCCGCAGGGGGCGTCACCGAAGTGAAGGCGCTGCGTCCGCCAAGCGCATCCTGGGCGAGCGAGCCGGGTGCCAACGTGGCCATCTGGATCGTGCGCATGGAACCGGGCAGCAGCCTGACCTTGCCTGCCGCAGCGGCTGGCTTGAACCGCGCGGTGTACCTCACCACCGGCAAGAGCTTCATCGTGGGCGAGCATCGTTTCGACCAGCGCGTGATGCTGGTGGTGCAGTCCGATCAGCCAGTGCCGATCACCAACAATGACTCGGAAGTGATCGAAGTGCTGGTGCTGCAGGGCAAGCCGATTGGCGAGCCGGTGGCGACCCGTGGCCCGTTCGTGATGAACAGCGAACAGGAAATCGTGCAGGCCATGCGCGACTACCAGCGCACGCAATACGGCGGCTGGCCATGGCCCACGCATGCGCACACGCATGGCAAGTCGGAACGCTTTGCACAGCATCCCGATGGACGTGTGGAAAAACCGAAGGCATAA
- a CDS encoding pirin family protein → MTIHPVQGNPILESVELTWPWQGIDPFLVCGHHIEHYPAGNAELGVPEDKLQGHKAGNDFANPDGFSTYFGAHGIPGFPNHPHRGMETVSILRKGYVDHADSLGNSGRYGPGDVQWMTAGAGLQHAEMFPLLHDDQPNEFELLQIWLNMPGRSKLVQPEYKMMWAERIAHYRHAGVDVAVIAGAYQPQEAGVNASEVQPIPPTRSTWASQPEAELAIWMIELQPGSKITLPAAQLQANQRTLFVFEGSSLLVAGQDVGGNRRVRVVAQQTLELENRGTNVVCAMVMQGMPIAEPVIRSTVYVTNTIEELHQAKRDFQRTQFGGWPWDTRQPMHGSGFRRFAKYVGETDADEPT, encoded by the coding sequence ATGACGATTCATCCGGTGCAAGGCAATCCGATTCTCGAATCTGTCGAGCTGACATGGCCGTGGCAGGGGATCGACCCGTTTCTGGTGTGTGGTCATCACATCGAGCACTATCCCGCCGGGAATGCCGAACTGGGCGTGCCCGAGGACAAGCTGCAAGGGCACAAGGCAGGCAACGATTTTGCGAACCCGGATGGTTTCAGCACGTACTTTGGCGCGCATGGCATTCCGGGTTTCCCCAACCATCCGCATCGCGGCATGGAGACAGTCTCCATCCTGCGCAAGGGCTATGTCGATCATGCGGATTCGCTGGGCAACAGCGGGCGTTATGGACCCGGTGATGTGCAATGGATGACGGCGGGAGCTGGCCTGCAGCACGCCGAAATGTTCCCGCTGCTGCATGATGATCAGCCCAACGAGTTCGAGTTGCTGCAGATCTGGCTGAACATGCCCGGACGCAGCAAGCTGGTGCAGCCCGAGTACAAGATGATGTGGGCCGAGCGCATTGCGCATTACCGCCATGCGGGTGTCGATGTGGCGGTGATCGCGGGGGCGTACCAACCGCAGGAAGCTGGCGTCAATGCCTCTGAGGTGCAACCGATTCCGCCGACCAGAAGCACATGGGCTTCTCAGCCCGAAGCGGAACTGGCGATCTGGATGATCGAGCTGCAGCCGGGCAGCAAGATCACCTTGCCCGCCGCCCAATTGCAGGCCAACCAGCGCACGCTGTTTGTGTTTGAAGGCAGCAGCCTGCTGGTCGCAGGGCAGGATGTGGGCGGCAATCGCCGTGTGCGCGTGGTGGCGCAGCAGACGTTGGAGCTGGAAAATCGCGGCACGAATGTGGTGTGTGCGATGGTGATGCAGGGCATGCCGATTGCAGAGCCTGTGATTCGATCGACAGTCTATGTGACCAACACCATCGAAGAGCTGCATCAGGCCAAGCGCGATTTTCAGCGCACGCAGTTTGGTGGCTGGCCCTGGGACACGCGCCAGCCCATGCATGGGTCGGGCTTCAGAAGGTTTGCGAAATATGTGGGAGAGACGGATGCCGATGAGCCGACGTGA
- a CDS encoding molybdopterin-binding protein, translating into MKISARNTLKGKIVSIVRGPVSTEVTLEIAPGLQITSSITTNSADALKLKEGGEAYGVIKASSVMIGVDD; encoded by the coding sequence ATGAAAATCAGCGCACGCAATACCCTCAAGGGCAAGATCGTCTCCATCGTCCGTGGCCCCGTGTCCACCGAAGTCACGCTGGAAATCGCTCCCGGCCTGCAGATCACTTCGTCGATCACCACCAACTCCGCCGACGCCTTGAAACTCAAGGAAGGTGGCGAGGCTTATGGCGTGATCAAGGCGTCTTCCGTAATGATTGGCGTGGACGACTGA
- the tsaA gene encoding tRNA (N6-threonylcarbamoyladenosine(37)-N6)-methyltransferase TrmO, whose amino-acid sequence MSIPISLNAIGVIHSPFQATQGMPIQTVAAADVPGSVEVFSEYAAGLRDIEGFEYLIVLTHLHQATEKLEVVPFMDTQSHGVFATRAPARPNRIGLSIVRLTRVEDNVLHFLGNDMLDGTPVLDIKPYVPELDVRSTTRIGWFEHGLKRLPDTLSDDRMK is encoded by the coding sequence ATGTCCATACCCATTTCACTGAACGCCATCGGCGTGATCCACAGCCCTTTTCAAGCCACGCAAGGCATGCCGATTCAAACTGTGGCAGCGGCCGATGTGCCGGGCAGCGTGGAAGTGTTTTCCGAGTACGCGGCGGGCCTGCGCGACATAGAGGGATTTGAATACCTGATCGTGCTGACGCATCTGCACCAGGCCACGGAAAAGCTGGAGGTCGTGCCCTTCATGGACACCCAGAGCCACGGCGTGTTCGCCACGCGCGCGCCTGCCCGGCCCAATCGCATAGGGCTGTCCATCGTGCGGCTCACGCGCGTGGAAGACAATGTGCTGCATTTTCTTGGCAACGACATGCTGGACGGCACACCGGTGCTCGACATCAAACCGTATGTACCCGAACTCGATGTGCGCAGCACCACGCGCATAGGCTGGTTTGAACATGGGCTCAAGCGACTGCCCGACACGCTGTCGGACGACCGCATGAAATGA
- the ggt gene encoding gamma-glutamyltransferase has product MQTRKFWPLAPVAVAVFLVGCNSSNHHDDDNELRVDTNANSCTVLSSTGGSVVVGSGVTGDPASPEAASGYRLGLKAKQSNSYMAVANTPLASKAGCEVLKAGGTAVDAAVAMQAVLGLVEPQSSTIAGSAFMVYYDAATKKVVAYDGRETAPAAATGYYLARQNQADPSSPAPVPSARRSGRSIGVPGVLRMLEMAQKEHGKLAWNGLFDSGIKLADDGFKIPGRLGDAIKSNASSLALDANAMGTYFKTDGTPRLTGETMTNKPYAATLRAIASKGADALHTGDIAKNIVAKAAQSVGDDTAKTPITPSLMTLDDLANYKPKKREPVCVNYRSTYHVCTMSPPSSGGIAIAQGLGILSQFNLSQYAPMNPTNEGGVPSVMGVHLLTEAERLAYADRDKYVADTDFIPLPGSGVATLLNADYLKARAALINPDKSMGTAQAGDLGAVPLGVDKTKEFGTTHLSVVDAYGNVVSMTTTVESSMGSFHMVDGFLLTNQLTDFSAAPVDSNGTPIANRVAPNKRPRSTMAPTLVFKGDKPGDFVMATGSPGGGAIIQYVMKTVVGALDWGLDAQQATSLVNTGASNSATTGIDGSNTSLDLTALVDGLKAKGHTVSTAAQSSGVATIIRVTKDGKSVLQGGADPRREGIVLGDGAL; this is encoded by the coding sequence ATGCAGACAAGAAAATTCTGGCCACTCGCCCCGGTGGCTGTTGCGGTATTTCTGGTGGGCTGCAACAGCAGCAACCACCACGATGATGACAACGAACTGCGCGTGGACACCAACGCCAACAGCTGCACGGTGCTGAGCAGCACGGGCGGATCGGTGGTGGTGGGTTCGGGCGTGACGGGCGATCCGGCATCGCCGGAGGCGGCATCGGGCTACCGCCTGGGGCTCAAGGCCAAGCAGTCGAACAGCTACATGGCCGTGGCGAACACGCCGCTGGCCAGCAAGGCCGGTTGCGAGGTACTGAAAGCGGGCGGCACAGCCGTCGATGCGGCGGTGGCGATGCAGGCCGTGCTCGGCTTGGTTGAGCCGCAATCGAGCACGATTGCGGGCAGCGCGTTCATGGTGTACTACGACGCGGCGACCAAGAAAGTGGTGGCCTACGATGGCCGCGAAACCGCTCCCGCTGCGGCCACGGGCTACTATCTTGCAAGGCAGAATCAGGCCGATCCGAGCTCGCCTGCGCCCGTGCCGTCGGCGCGCCGCAGCGGCCGTTCGATTGGCGTTCCGGGCGTGCTGCGCATGCTGGAGATGGCGCAGAAGGAGCACGGCAAACTGGCGTGGAATGGTCTCTTCGATTCGGGCATCAAGCTGGCGGATGACGGCTTCAAGATTCCGGGGCGACTCGGCGATGCGATCAAGAGCAACGCATCCAGTCTGGCGCTCGACGCGAACGCCATGGGCACGTATTTCAAGACTGATGGCACGCCGCGCCTGACCGGCGAGACCATGACCAACAAGCCCTACGCGGCCACCTTGCGCGCGATTGCCAGCAAGGGCGCGGACGCGTTGCACACGGGCGATATCGCCAAGAACATCGTGGCCAAGGCCGCGCAATCGGTGGGCGACGATACGGCCAAGACACCCATCACGCCCAGCCTGATGACGCTCGACGATCTGGCCAACTACAAGCCGAAGAAGCGCGAACCCGTCTGCGTGAATTACCGCAGCACCTATCACGTGTGCACCATGTCGCCACCCTCATCGGGCGGCATTGCGATTGCGCAGGGGCTGGGCATTCTGAGCCAGTTCAACCTGTCGCAATACGCGCCGATGAATCCGACCAACGAAGGCGGTGTGCCCAGCGTGATGGGCGTGCATCTGCTGACCGAAGCGGAGCGTCTGGCCTATGCCGACCGCGACAAGTATGTGGCTGACACCGACTTCATTCCGCTGCCGGGAAGCGGTGTGGCAACGTTGCTGAACGCCGACTATCTGAAGGCGCGCGCGGCGCTCATCAATCCCGACAAGAGCATGGGCACGGCGCAGGCCGGTGATCTGGGTGCGGTGCCGCTCGGCGTGGACAAGACGAAGGAATTCGGCACCACGCATCTGTCGGTGGTCGATGCATACGGCAACGTGGTGTCGATGACGACGACGGTCGAATCCAGCATGGGTTCGTTCCACATGGTCGATGGCTTCTTGCTGACCAACCAGCTCACCGATTTTTCCGCCGCACCGGTGGATTCCAACGGCACGCCAATTGCCAATCGCGTCGCTCCCAACAAGCGTCCGCGCAGCACCATGGCCCCCACGCTGGTGTTCAAGGGCGACAAGCCGGGCGACTTCGTGATGGCAACCGGCTCACCCGGCGGCGGCGCGATCATTCAGTACGTGATGAAGACGGTGGTCGGTGCGCTCGACTGGGGGCTGGATGCGCAGCAGGCCACCTCGCTGGTGAACACAGGCGCATCCAACAGCGCGACCACGGGCATCGATGGATCGAACACCTCGCTCGATCTGACGGCGCTGGTCGATGGACTCAAGGCCAAGGGGCACACCGTGAGCACGGCAGCGCAATCGAGCGGCGTGGCCACGATCATCCGGGTGACCAAGGATGGCAAATCGGTGCTGCAAGGCGGTGCCGATCCGCGGCGTGAAGGGATTGTGCTGGGAGATGGTGCGCTGTAG
- a CDS encoding MBL fold metallo-hydrolase, with product MPQTNLSYPMEAPAAGHWREVCKGVYWLRQPMPMALNHINVWLLEDGDGFALVDTGPRTEETLEIWSKLLSAPPFDRKLTRVFVTHMHPDHVGMAGWLTRRFGVRLWMSRLEYLNCRVTVSDMNREAPKDAVDYFHEAGWPDAALEKYRARFGAFGKMIYTLPDSFQRLSHGQKIRIGQGDWQVVIGRGHSPEHACLYNAKEKLLISGDQVLPRISSNVSVHPMEPAANPMAEWMASLDWLEQNIPNDVLVMPAHDECFHGLHERVAHLREGQHKSFERLLEVLSQEPRRVVDTFGALFSRPIDANSAHYYLATGEAQACLNYLLERCEISRTVRDGVAWYAAAQKAAT from the coding sequence ATGCCGCAAACCAATCTTTCCTACCCGATGGAAGCACCCGCAGCGGGCCATTGGCGCGAAGTCTGCAAGGGCGTCTACTGGCTGCGCCAACCCATGCCCATGGCGCTCAACCACATCAACGTCTGGCTGCTCGAAGACGGCGACGGTTTTGCGCTGGTGGACACCGGCCCGCGCACCGAAGAGACGCTGGAGATCTGGAGCAAGCTGCTGTCCGCACCGCCGTTCGACCGCAAGCTCACGCGCGTGTTTGTCACGCACATGCATCCCGATCACGTGGGCATGGCGGGCTGGCTCACGCGGCGCTTTGGCGTGCGGCTGTGGATGTCGCGGCTGGAATATCTGAACTGCCGCGTGACGGTCTCCGACATGAACCGCGAAGCGCCCAAGGACGCGGTGGACTATTTCCACGAAGCGGGCTGGCCCGATGCGGCGCTCGAAAAATACCGGGCGCGTTTTGGTGCATTCGGCAAGATGATCTACACGCTGCCCGACAGCTTTCAGCGGCTCTCGCACGGCCAGAAAATCCGCATCGGCCAGGGCGACTGGCAGGTGGTGATCGGGCGCGGTCATTCGCCCGAACATGCGTGTCTGTACAACGCGAAGGAGAAACTGCTGATCTCGGGCGACCAGGTGCTGCCGCGCATTTCGTCCAACGTGTCGGTGCATCCGATGGAGCCTGCAGCCAACCCCATGGCCGAGTGGATGGCGTCGCTCGATTGGCTGGAGCAGAACATTCCGAACGACGTGCTGGTGATGCCGGCGCATGATGAATGTTTTCACGGTCTGCACGAACGCGTGGCGCATTTGCGCGAGGGTCAGCACAAGTCGTTCGAGCGTCTGCTGGAGGTGCTGTCACAGGAGCCACGGCGCGTGGTCGACACCTTCGGCGCGCTGTTCTCGCGGCCCATCGATGCCAACTCGGCGCACTACTATCTGGCGACCGGGGAGGCGCAGGCCTGCTTGAACTATCTGCTGGAGCGCTGCGAGATCAGCCGCACGGTAAGGGATGGAGTCGCCTGGTACGCCGCTGCACAGAAGGCCGCCACCTGA
- a CDS encoding transporter, whose translation MSDAISDRPLAAPDAGLICGWRFFQDSSEPAQPVTADEAVAWLAAHPEDEADSAGEPENKASQPNKEFLWLHFNLSNALSQRWLERHAALPDTFFEALQEGLTSTRIERADDWLVAVLNDVNFEFNFESADLATLWIGVNDRLVVSARSKPLRTVDQLRAAVRSGDSPATTAELLEHLMRTQADVLVKVVRETTAKVDRIEDAILARRFDHPRAQLGKLRRLLVRLQRLLAPEPSALFRLLQHPPLWMSEDDRQGLAAASEEFSLMLRDMQTLQERIKFLQEEVAAAVNEDNSKSLFVLTVVTVLALPINILAGLFGMNVGGIPLAQDEHGFWIVVFIVFAFTVIAAWLAFRRKRSDD comes from the coding sequence GTGAGTGACGCAATTTCGGACAGGCCGCTGGCCGCACCGGATGCCGGGCTGATCTGCGGCTGGCGATTCTTTCAGGACTCCAGCGAGCCCGCCCAGCCCGTGACGGCCGACGAGGCGGTCGCCTGGCTTGCGGCCCATCCTGAAGATGAGGCGGATTCTGCGGGCGAACCCGAGAACAAGGCGAGCCAGCCGAACAAGGAATTTCTCTGGCTGCACTTCAACCTGTCGAATGCGCTCTCGCAGCGTTGGCTGGAGCGTCATGCGGCCTTGCCGGACACCTTCTTTGAAGCCTTGCAGGAAGGACTGACTTCCACCCGCATCGAGCGCGCCGACGACTGGCTGGTGGCGGTGCTCAACGATGTGAATTTCGAGTTCAACTTCGAGTCGGCCGATCTCGCCACGTTGTGGATTGGCGTGAATGACCGGCTGGTGGTGTCGGCGCGCTCCAAGCCCTTGCGCACGGTGGATCAGTTGCGCGCGGCGGTGCGCAGCGGCGACAGCCCGGCTACCACGGCTGAGTTGCTTGAACACCTGATGCGCACGCAGGCCGATGTGCTGGTGAAAGTAGTGCGCGAAACCACGGCCAAGGTGGACCGCATCGAGGACGCGATTTTGGCGCGGCGCTTTGACCATCCGCGCGCGCAGTTGGGCAAGCTGCGGCGCTTGCTGGTGCGGCTGCAGCGGCTGCTGGCTCCCGAGCCTTCGGCGCTGTTCCGTTTGCTGCAGCATCCGCCGCTGTGGATGAGCGAAGACGACCGCCAGGGGCTGGCCGCCGCCAGCGAAGAGTTCTCGCTGATGCTGCGCGACATGCAGACGCTGCAGGAGCGCATCAAGTTTCTGCAGGAAGAGGTGGCCGCAGCCGTCAACGAGGACAACAGCAAAAGCCTGTTCGTGCTGACCGTGGTGACCGTGCTCGCGCTGCCGATCAACATCCTCGCGGGTCTGTTCGGCATGAACGTGGGCGGTATTCCGCTCGCACAGGATGAACACGGCTTCTGGATCGTCGTGTTCATCGTGTTCGCGTTCACGGTGATTGCGGCTTGGCTGGCGTTCCGCAGAAAGCGCAGCGACGACTAG